A window from Dehalococcoidia bacterium encodes these proteins:
- a CDS encoding RNA-binding protein translates to MPFRMTQDELYDLFAQAGGVASVHVPTDRETGRPRGFGFVEMDDPTSKDQAIQMFNGYSVSGRSLVVNEARPREQRSY, encoded by the coding sequence ATGCCATTCCGTATGACTCAAGATGAATTGTACGATCTTTTTGCGCAGGCTGGAGGAGTAGCGTCTGTTCACGTTCCTACCGATCGTGAGACAGGTCGCCCAAGAGGTTTCGGCTTCGTGGAGATGGACGATCCAACTAGTAAGGATCAGGCGATTCAGATGTTTAACGGGTACTCTGTAAGTGGCAGATCCTTGGTAGTAAACGAGGCGCGACCTCGTGAACAGCGGTCTTATTAG